GGGCTTCGTGGACCGGGTGATCCTCCCCGAGGAGACCCGTCCCGCCCTCTACCAGGCCCTGCTCATGTGCGACGGCAAGAGGGAACTCCGGCCGAAGCGCAAGCACGGCATCATGCCCCACTAGGAGGGACGACATGAGCATCCACGAACATTTCGTCGGCCCCATGGGGGGCGTTCTCATGTCCCTGATCGCCTTCAGCATCGTGTTCCTGGTGATCCTGGGCCTCATGCTGGTCATGTTCGCCACCAAGATGCTGGCCCACAGCCTGGACGCCGCCGCCAAGGCCAAGTCCGCCGCCACCCCCGACGCCTCTGCGTCGGGAGCCAAGGCGGTGGCCGTGGCTCCCCAGACTCCCGTTGCCGTCA
The sequence above is drawn from the Aminomonas paucivorans DSM 12260 genome and encodes:
- a CDS encoding OadG family transporter subunit: MSIHEHFVGPMGGVLMSLIAFSIVFLVILGLMLVMFATKMLAHSLDAAAKAKSAATPDASASGAKAVAVAPQTPVAVTGPAEDGELVAVIAAAIAAACGRAVAVTGIRPVLPAGGALASSWKMAGRMEQLEG